The following are encoded in a window of Campylobacter concisus ATCC 51562 genomic DNA:
- a CDS encoding M48 family metallopeptidase yields MFYFLLGIYFFYVAAKAILAILQINFIRAEDKKPAVVLEQGEYKTAADAAISNQKFELISLLYHAVIFMMWACWGLGAISGHAYKTGDIGDNVFMVMVFLLVSSLLELPLNIYETFVKDKRLGFSNVTPKIFALDLLKTLALTLVFGTLFVWLVLLCIRFLGDFWWFWAFLLSFAVALVINLIYPTFIAPIFNKMQPLEEGELKSRIEGLLAQCGFKSSGVFTIDASKRDNRLNAYFGGLGATKRVVLFDTLVKKLSLDEIIAVLGHELGHFKHKDILKMIALSAVMLFAMFFIFGNIPDAVYQALGLHSGGGGTIVFLLLFSPIFGFLFSPVSSYFSRANEFGADKFAGDVSNKADMISALKKLGSENKAFPKAHPIYAFVYHSHPSLFERINELENEN; encoded by the coding sequence ATGTTTTATTTTTTACTCGGTATTTACTTTTTTTACGTTGCCGCAAAGGCGATTTTGGCGATATTGCAGATAAATTTTATCCGCGCAGAGGATAAAAAGCCGGCCGTCGTGCTAGAGCAGGGGGAGTATAAAACCGCCGCCGACGCAGCGATAAGCAATCAAAAATTCGAGCTAATTAGCCTTCTCTATCACGCCGTGATATTTATGATGTGGGCGTGCTGGGGGCTTGGCGCGATATCGGGGCATGCTTATAAAACGGGAGATATAGGCGATAACGTCTTTATGGTTATGGTATTTTTGCTCGTTTCGTCGCTGCTAGAACTGCCGCTAAATATCTACGAAACCTTCGTCAAAGATAAAAGGCTCGGATTTTCAAACGTAACGCCTAAAATTTTCGCGCTTGATCTACTTAAAACGCTCGCGCTAACGCTGGTGTTTGGCACGCTATTTGTGTGGCTGGTGCTGCTTTGCATTAGATTTTTGGGCGATTTTTGGTGGTTTTGGGCGTTTTTGCTTAGCTTTGCCGTCGCGCTTGTTATAAATCTCATCTATCCGACGTTCATCGCGCCAATTTTTAACAAAATGCAGCCGCTGGAAGAGGGCGAGCTAAAAAGCCGTATAGAAGGGCTTTTAGCGCAGTGCGGGTTTAAAAGTAGCGGCGTTTTTACGATAGACGCTAGCAAGCGCGATAACCGCTTAAACGCCTATTTCGGCGGCCTTGGCGCGACTAAGCGCGTGGTGCTTTTCGATACGCTCGTTAAAAAACTAAGCTTAGATGAGATAATCGCCGTTTTGGGGCATGAGCTGGGGCACTTTAAGCACAAAGATATCCTAAAAATGATAGCTCTAAGCGCGGTTATGCTTTTTGCGATGTTTTTTATATTCGGCAACATCCCTGACGCGGTGTATCAAGCACTTGGGCTTCATAGCGGAGGCGGCGGAACGATCGTATTTTTACTACTTTTTTCACCGATTTTTGGGTTTTTATTTTCGCCGGTTAGTTCGTATTTTAGCCGCGCGAACGAATTTGGCGCCGATAAATTCGCAGGCGACGTCTCAAACAAAGCCGATATGATAAGCGCGCTAAAAAAACTAGGCTCCGAAAACAAGGCCTTCCCGAAGGCTCATCCGATCTACGCGTTCGTCTATCATTCGCACCCAAGCCTTTTTGAGCGTATAAACGAGCTGGAAAATGAAAATTGA
- a CDS encoding threonine/serine exporter family protein has product MFELFTATLIDGAFAAVAGLGFAYASSPPKRTLVFCALLAAFAHASRFWIMQMGFFNISVATLIVSFLSGILGMLFAKRLKVPAEIIAFPALLPMVPGVYAYKGILALFSFLNEPDIAKKNEYLIIFFDNAITTTTVSLALGVGVSVVLILFYDQSLMITRGAKCDLATRKTRR; this is encoded by the coding sequence ATGTTTGAGCTTTTTACTGCGACTCTTATAGACGGTGCCTTTGCCGCGGTGGCGGGGCTTGGCTTTGCCTATGCTAGCTCGCCGCCTAAAAGGACTCTCGTATTTTGCGCGCTACTTGCGGCGTTTGCGCACGCCAGCCGCTTTTGGATCATGCAGATGGGATTTTTTAACATCAGCGTCGCCACTCTCATAGTCTCGTTTTTAAGCGGGATTTTAGGTATGCTCTTTGCTAAACGGCTCAAAGTGCCCGCCGAGATCATCGCGTTTCCCGCACTTTTGCCGATGGTGCCCGGAGTTTACGCGTATAAGGGCATTTTGGCGCTGTTTTCGTTTCTAAACGAGCCTGATATCGCTAAGAAAAACGAATACCTAATCATATTTTTCGATAACGCGATCACGACCACGACAGTCTCGCTAGCGCTTGGCGTAGGGGTTTCGGTGGTGCTTATTTTATTTTACGATCAGTCCTTGATGATTACTCGCGGTGCCAAGTGCGATCTGGCAACGAGAAAGACGCGCAGATAA
- the prmC gene encoding peptide chain release factor N(5)-glutamine methyltransferase, whose product MKIEEALKEASLRLSSLCQNPSRVAKILLMNYLDVSIEWIFLNQKKEFDESGYFALVKRYENYEPLEYITGKASFYGLDFYVESGVLIPRPETEILVDKVIEISREYNEPKIAEIGTGSGIISIMLALKTKANIVATDINEKALMLARKNADKFDVGGRIKFLNCSYVDEILEDIDILVSNPPYIARGYKLSKFVLNEPESALFGGEVGDEILKDIILIAKDRNIKNVACEMGYDQKASMQKFLEANGFEYSFYKDLAGFDRGFCAKLKI is encoded by the coding sequence ATGAAAATTGAAGAGGCTCTTAAAGAGGCTAGTTTAAGACTAAGCTCACTTTGCCAAAATCCAAGCAGGGTGGCTAAAATTTTGCTTATGAACTATCTTGACGTGAGCATTGAATGGATATTTTTAAATCAAAAAAAAGAATTTGATGAGAGCGGCTATTTTGCTCTAGTTAAAAGGTATGAAAACTACGAGCCTCTTGAATATATAACTGGTAAAGCTAGCTTCTATGGGCTTGATTTTTACGTGGAAAGTGGAGTGCTTATCCCAAGACCTGAAACAGAAATTTTAGTGGATAAAGTAATAGAAATTTCACGCGAATATAATGAACCAAAGATCGCAGAAATAGGTACAGGAAGCGGCATTATTAGTATCATGCTAGCTCTAAAAACAAAGGCAAATATCGTAGCGACAGACATCAATGAAAAAGCTTTGATGCTTGCTAGAAAAAATGCAGATAAATTTGATGTAGGTGGGAGGATCAAATTTTTAAACTGCTCTTATGTGGATGAAATTTTAGAAGATATTGATATTTTGGTTTCAAATCCGCCATATATTGCAAGAGGCTATAAACTTAGTAAATTTGTACTAAATGAGCCAGAAAGTGCGCTCTTTGGAGGTGAAGTAGGAGATGAAATCTTAAAAGACATTATTCTCATAGCAAAAGATCGTAATATCAAAAACGTTGCTTGTGAGATGGGGTACGATCAAAAAGCAAGTATGCAAAAATTCTTAGAGGCCAATGGTTTTGAGTATAGCTTTTACAAAGATTTGGCTGGCTTTGATAGAGGCTTTTGCGCGAAGTTAAAAATATAA
- a CDS encoding 3'-5' exonuclease, translating to MKPKKQRLENSIEILARQNLSYHEFILRFGDIDEISSLIDVRDLDMWRTLGLDITRNEENEIELGTRFRDISEQEFCVVDIETTGGTTSGQIIEIGAIKMKNGIEIGRFESFVAAPVVPENITELTGIKASDLVGAPNLLNVLERFKIFLGTSVFIAHNVNFDYGFISHSLNEIGLGMLLNRKLCTIDLSRRTIASQKYGLGSLKELLGINNTHHRALNDAIAAAEIFKVCLTRLPFSIQTTEDLISFSKTAPSVKLKPEPVLCAN from the coding sequence TTGAAACCAAAAAAACAGCGTTTAGAAAATAGCATAGAAATTTTAGCTAGGCAAAATTTAAGCTATCATGAGTTTATTTTAAGATTTGGCGATATTGATGAAATTTCATCACTCATTGACGTGCGCGATCTTGATATGTGGCGAACTCTTGGGCTTGACATCACTAGAAATGAAGAGAATGAGATCGAGCTTGGCACGAGATTTAGAGATATTAGCGAGCAGGAATTTTGCGTGGTTGATATCGAAACGACTGGCGGTACGACGAGTGGTCAGATCATTGAAATCGGTGCGATAAAAATGAAAAATGGCATTGAGATAGGGCGCTTTGAAAGCTTTGTAGCAGCTCCTGTGGTGCCTGAAAATATCACCGAGCTAACCGGCATAAAGGCGAGCGATTTAGTTGGCGCGCCAAATTTGCTAAACGTGCTTGAGCGGTTCAAAATATTTCTAGGAACTAGCGTCTTTATCGCTCATAATGTAAATTTTGACTACGGCTTTATCTCTCACAGCTTAAATGAGATCGGCCTTGGTATGCTGCTAAATAGGAAGCTTTGCACCATCGATCTTAGCCGCCGCACTATCGCTTCGCAAAAATACGGACTTGGCTCGCTAAAAGAGCTTCTTGGCATAAACAATACCCACCACAGAGCGTTAAATGACGCAATAGCTGCAGCTGAAATTTTTAAAGTTTGTCTCACGCGCCTACCCTTTAGTATCCAAACGACAGAGGATCTCATAAGCTTTAGCAAAACAGCTCCAAGCGTGAAGCTAAAACCTGAACCAGTTTTATGTGCGAATTAG
- a CDS encoding threonine/serine exporter family protein produces the protein MNAKPDIQVLTNFLAEYTAAMVSAGTYTARVEKCVDRIAKHYGYDISVTIFVKYFTISVMDSADNSLRRTYVKKIPFGHVSFNRISELSSLSWRILDENLSLNEAKEQFEGVMRIGAHKFASSLILISLANAAFCKLFGGDVGSVVCVFVATLVGYSLRFALAKMGVNLKIQYVLVSFVVSFIAYLGVFYGFTHTSDVAIGSSILFLMPGVFLINSVFDIINDNTLVGISRAVSTGILILCIAVGVYITLSLSNAEILHV, from the coding sequence ATGAATGCAAAGCCTGATATTCAAGTCTTAACAAATTTTCTAGCTGAATACACGGCGGCGATGGTGAGTGCTGGCACTTACACCGCACGCGTCGAAAAGTGCGTAGACCGCATAGCTAAACACTACGGCTACGATATTAGCGTGACGATTTTCGTGAAGTATTTTACTATTAGCGTCATGGACTCGGCCGACAACTCTCTGCGCCGAACCTACGTGAAAAAGATCCCGTTTGGTCATGTGAGTTTTAACCGTATTTCCGAGCTTTCGTCGCTTAGCTGGCGGATTTTGGATGAAAATTTAAGCTTAAACGAGGCAAAAGAGCAGTTTGAGGGCGTCATGCGCATCGGGGCGCATAAATTTGCAAGCTCACTTATTTTAATAAGCCTTGCAAATGCGGCATTTTGCAAGCTTTTTGGTGGCGATGTGGGCTCGGTGGTATGCGTATTTGTCGCGACGCTCGTGGGTTATAGCCTTAGATTTGCGCTTGCTAAAATGGGCGTAAATTTAAAAATCCAGTACGTCCTAGTCTCGTTCGTCGTCTCGTTTATCGCCTATCTTGGCGTATTTTACGGCTTTACGCACACTAGCGACGTGGCGATCGGCTCGTCGATACTATTTTTGATGCCGGGCGTTTTTCTCATAAACTCGGTCTTTGATATCATAAACGATAACACTCTTGTAGGCATCAGCAGGGCCGTGAGTACGGGCATCCTGATACTTTGCATAGCAGTGGGCGTTTATATCACGCTCTCGCTTAGCAATGCGGAGATTTTACATGTTTGA
- a CDS encoding sodium-dependent transporter gives MDRKSWSSRLTYILAVAGATVGFGATWRFPYLVGQNGGGAYVLVFCIAMIVIGIPMILVENAIGRRLKCNAVDAFGGSINGKKISKKWQIVGWMGLVGAFGIMAYYMVIGGWVLNYIAQISFGLLDLSHVVSFEETSAFYEQNIVSNPLAISFATLVFVLVNYAILVQGAVGGIERSAKFLMPLLFILMLIMIAKNITLDGAIEGVKFYLTPNFSKINLKLFVDVLGQVFFALSLGFGVMITLSSFVKKDEGLVKISIITGILNTVIAVLAGFMIFPSLFSYGVSPDSGPSLVFKSLPIVFSHMPFGGFFAVAFFTLLMIAALTTSLPIYEVIITTLQEKFKIKRKKAIFLVLGGIFVLGNLPSLMATNILSHVSIFGKNIFDAYDAISATIFFVFTSFGCAIFVGWVLKDDAKKEILQGSEKHTKLINVWFWYIKFVVPFIILVLFISSFYDNFLK, from the coding sequence ATGGATAGAAAATCTTGGAGTTCAAGGCTCACATACATTTTAGCTGTTGCAGGAGCTACGGTCGGCTTTGGTGCGACATGGCGTTTTCCATATTTGGTCGGGCAAAACGGCGGCGGTGCCTATGTGCTCGTGTTTTGCATTGCTATGATCGTGATTGGCATACCGATGATTTTAGTTGAAAATGCTATCGGTAGACGCCTAAAATGCAATGCCGTGGATGCTTTTGGTGGATCGATAAATGGCAAAAAGATCAGCAAAAAATGGCAGATCGTTGGCTGGATGGGACTTGTTGGTGCTTTTGGCATCATGGCTTACTATATGGTTATTGGCGGCTGGGTGCTAAACTACATCGCACAAATTTCATTTGGTTTGCTTGATCTCTCGCATGTGGTTAGTTTTGAGGAGACAAGTGCGTTTTATGAGCAAAATATCGTAAGCAATCCACTTGCTATCAGCTTTGCAACGCTTGTTTTTGTGCTAGTTAATTACGCTATTTTGGTACAGGGTGCGGTCGGTGGTATCGAGCGATCAGCGAAATTTTTAATGCCACTACTTTTTATTTTAATGCTTATTATGATTGCTAAAAATATCACACTTGATGGTGCAATAGAAGGCGTAAAATTTTACTTAACGCCTAATTTTTCAAAGATAAACTTAAAGCTTTTCGTTGATGTTTTGGGGCAAGTCTTTTTTGCGCTTTCACTTGGGTTTGGTGTGATGATCACGCTTTCTAGCTTTGTGAAAAAGGATGAGGGTTTGGTTAAAATTTCTATCATTACAGGCATTTTAAATACGGTAATCGCTGTGCTTGCAGGCTTTATGATCTTCCCTTCTCTTTTTAGCTATGGTGTATCGCCAGATAGTGGCCCAAGTTTGGTGTTTAAATCGCTACCAATTGTTTTTTCTCACATGCCATTTGGTGGTTTTTTCGCGGTTGCATTTTTTACACTATTAATGATCGCTGCACTTACGACATCGCTACCAATATATGAAGTAATAATCACAACACTTCAAGAAAAATTTAAGATAAAACGCAAAAAAGCAATATTTTTGGTCCTTGGTGGTATATTTGTTTTAGGAAATTTACCTTCGCTAATGGCTACAAACATACTAAGTCACGTAAGCATTTTTGGTAAGAATATTTTTGATGCATATGATGCAATAAGTGCAACGATATTTTTTGTATTTACTTCATTTGGGTGTGCAATATTCGTAGGTTGGGTGCTAAAAGATGATGCAAAAAAAGAAATTTTGCAAGGTAGTGAAAAACATACAAAACTAATAAATGTCTGGTTTTGGTATATCAAATTCGTCGTGCCGTTTATCATTTTGGTGCTTTTTATTAGCTCGTTTTACGATAATTTTTTAAAATAG
- the rpe gene encoding ribulose-phosphate 3-epimerase, with the protein MYVAPSILSADFGNLAAEIRAICEAGCDLVHVDVMDGHFVPNLTIGPVVVNAVVKAATKPLDIHLMVENNSFFADLFLPLKPKFLTFHIEEEKHPLRLIDHIRKNGVSPGIVLNPHTPVSAIEHIIDEVDMVLLMSVNPGFGGQKFMPVVLEKTRALRELIERKNAKCLIEVDGGVNGLNAPELEEAGADILVAGNYIFSSNSYEQAIRAIKLEF; encoded by the coding sequence ATGTACGTTGCACCTAGTATTTTATCGGCTGATTTTGGAAATTTGGCAGCTGAGATAAGAGCCATTTGCGAGGCTGGGTGCGATCTGGTGCATGTTGATGTTATGGATGGACATTTTGTGCCAAATTTAACCATCGGACCAGTCGTGGTAAATGCCGTTGTAAAAGCAGCTACAAAGCCACTTGATATACATTTGATGGTTGAGAATAACTCATTTTTTGCTGATCTTTTCTTGCCGTTAAAGCCAAAATTTCTAACCTTTCACATCGAAGAAGAGAAGCACCCATTAAGGCTCATCGATCACATCAGAAAAAATGGTGTAAGTCCTGGCATCGTGCTAAATCCACACACGCCAGTTAGTGCGATCGAGCATATCATAGATGAAGTGGATATGGTGCTTTTGATGAGTGTAAATCCTGGCTTTGGTGGTCAGAAATTTATGCCAGTCGTGCTTGAAAAAACAAGGGCGCTAAGAGAGCTGATAGAACGAAAAAACGCTAAGTGTCTGATTGAAGTAGATGGCGGCGTAAACGGACTAAATGCGCCTGAACTTGAAGAGGCTGGAGCTGACATTTTGGTGGCTGGCAACTACATCTTCTCGTCAAATTCTTACGAACAAGCCATTCGCGCCATAAAGCTTGAGTTTTGA
- a CDS encoding DUF4149 domain-containing protein, translating into MRGIYFLLLAVLIGAELTLGILVAPVIFFPQSIIGDGILTHFMSGQMMTKIFLKFNYILLFVSIVVMISELFDLRKKLIFSLKFSMLMLAFLNLALALSFVFFFTPFIVYAQNLGVDATQTAEFAKMHSASEYVMKIMLVLQIILFFVKFKISQNECKA; encoded by the coding sequence TTGAGAGGAATTTATTTTTTGCTTTTGGCAGTACTTATAGGAGCTGAGTTAACGCTTGGTATTTTAGTGGCGCCAGTCATATTTTTTCCGCAAAGTATCATAGGAGATGGCATACTTACGCATTTTATGAGCGGTCAAATGATGACAAAGATATTTTTGAAATTTAATTATATTTTGCTTTTTGTAAGCATAGTTGTAATGATTAGCGAGCTATTTGATCTTAGAAAAAAGCTTATTTTTTCACTAAAATTTAGCATGTTAATGCTTGCTTTTTTAAATTTGGCTTTAGCTTTGAGTTTTGTATTTTTCTTTACGCCTTTTATAGTTTACGCTCAGAATTTGGGTGTTGATGCGACACAGACGGCTGAATTTGCCAAAATGCATAGCGCGAGTGAATATGTGATGAAAATCATGCTTGTTTTGCAAATCATTTTATTTTTTGTGAAATTTAAGATTAGCCAAAATGAATGCAAAGCCTGA